In a single window of the Flavobacterium sp. W4I14 genome:
- a CDS encoding DNA repair protein RadA/Sms (product_source=KO:K04485; cath_funfam=2.20.28.10,3.30.230.10,3.40.50.300; cog=COG1066; ko=KO:K04485; pfam=PF13481,PF13541,PF18073; smart=SM00382; superfamily=52540,54211,57802; tigrfam=TIGR00416) — translation MAKSKSAFFCQSCGYESAKWLGKCPSCNQWNTFVEEIVEKISASVPTWKSDNTSRKLSKPSKVDEIQSSTERRILTGDKELDRVLGGGLVEGSLVLIGGEPGIGKSTLMLQLALNLKGKKLLYISGEESEQQIKMRAERIQESPSSNCYILTETSTQNIFKQIEILEPEILVVDSIQTLHSAHIDSTPGSVSQVRECTAELLRFAKETGVPVFLIGHITKDGAIAGPKILEHMVDTVLQFEGDRHHVYRILRSIKNRFGAAAELGIYEMQGSGLREVSNPSEILLSQRDEELSGIAIAATLEGARPMLIETQALVSSAAYGTPQRSATGFDTKRMNMLLAVLEKRCGFRLSTQDVFLNIAGGIRVEDPAIDLAVLIAIISSHQDIAVSSKNCFAAEVGLSGEIRAVNRIEQRIAEADKLGFETIYISKYNLKGIATDKYNLEIKAVSKIEEVFSLVFG, via the coding sequence TTGGCAAAATCAAAAAGTGCATTTTTCTGTCAGAGCTGTGGCTACGAATCGGCAAAATGGTTGGGTAAATGTCCGTCATGTAACCAATGGAATACCTTTGTAGAAGAAATTGTAGAAAAAATCTCCGCTTCTGTTCCAACCTGGAAAAGCGATAATACCAGTCGCAAATTAAGCAAACCAAGTAAGGTTGATGAAATACAATCATCAACAGAACGTAGAATATTAACTGGCGATAAAGAATTAGACCGCGTTTTAGGTGGTGGATTGGTAGAAGGATCGCTAGTGCTCATCGGCGGTGAACCGGGTATCGGCAAATCGACCTTGATGTTACAACTGGCTTTAAATTTAAAGGGCAAAAAACTACTTTATATCTCTGGTGAAGAAAGCGAACAGCAGATTAAAATGCGGGCAGAAAGGATTCAGGAAAGCCCCTCATCCAACTGTTACATTTTAACAGAAACTTCTACACAGAATATATTTAAACAGATCGAAATCCTTGAACCTGAAATTTTAGTTGTAGATTCTATCCAGACTTTGCACTCGGCCCATATCGATTCAACCCCAGGCAGCGTATCGCAGGTAAGGGAATGTACTGCCGAACTATTGCGCTTTGCAAAAGAAACCGGCGTACCTGTTTTCCTTATCGGCCACATCACCAAAGATGGTGCCATTGCAGGGCCTAAAATACTCGAGCATATGGTTGATACGGTTTTGCAGTTCGAAGGCGACAGGCACCACGTTTATCGCATCTTAAGATCCATCAAAAACCGGTTTGGTGCAGCTGCAGAACTCGGGATCTACGAAATGCAGGGCAGTGGTTTAAGAGAAGTTTCCAATCCATCAGAAATCTTACTCTCACAACGTGATGAAGAGCTGAGCGGAATCGCCATAGCCGCAACCTTAGAAGGTGCCAGGCCGATGTTGATTGAAACACAGGCCTTAGTGAGTTCGGCAGCATATGGAACCCCTCAACGCTCAGCAACAGGCTTCGATACCAAAAGGATGAATATGCTCCTAGCCGTTTTAGAAAAGCGCTGTGGCTTTAGGTTAAGTACTCAGGATGTTTTCTTGAATATTGCCGGTGGAATTAGAGTAGAAGACCCTGCAATTGACCTGGCGGTATTAATTGCCATTATATCATCGCATCAGGATATCGCTGTTTCTTCAAAAAACTGTTTTGCCGCAGAAGTGGGCCTGTCGGGAGAAATTAGGGCAGTAAACAGAATCGAACAACGTATCGCCGAAGCAGATAAACTGGGTTTCGAAACGATTTACATCTCTAAATACAACTTGAAAGGAATTGCTACAGACAAGTACAACCTTGAGATTAAAGCAGTAAGTAAGATAGAAGAAGTGTTCAGTCTTGTTTTTGGATAA
- a CDS encoding hypothetical protein (product_source=Hypo-rule applied; cleavage_site_network=SignalP-noTM; pfam=PF16267), with protein sequence MEKIILSLGFCLFTAFSFAQSAYTGQKFGEEVKPGDVKPAAKMETAMGDKKIADMKIEGKVVDVCKKKGCWMTLEMPNGDPMRVTFKDYAFFMPMDIVGKKVVLDGLAKKQTISVETLRHYAEDAKKSPEEVAKITDPKKELAFEAKGVVILDK encoded by the coding sequence ATGGAAAAAATCATTCTAAGCTTGGGCTTTTGCCTGTTTACGGCATTTTCATTTGCTCAAAGCGCATATACTGGTCAAAAATTTGGAGAAGAAGTTAAACCAGGAGATGTAAAACCAGCTGCAAAGATGGAAACTGCCATGGGGGATAAAAAAATTGCCGATATGAAGATCGAAGGCAAGGTGGTAGATGTGTGTAAGAAAAAGGGCTGCTGGATGACTTTAGAAATGCCTAATGGCGATCCAATGCGGGTAACTTTTAAAGATTATGCGTTCTTTATGCCTATGGACATTGTTGGCAAAAAAGTAGTTTTGGATGGATTAGCAAAGAAACAAACTATCTCGGTAGAAACTTTACGCCACTATGCAGAAGACGCTAAAAAATCTCCTGAAGAAGTAGCCAAAATTACAGATCCTAAAAAAGAACTGGCTTTCGAAGCTAAAGGCGTAGTGATTTTAGATAAATAA
- a CDS encoding branched-chain amino acid aminotransferase (product_source=KO:K00826; cath_funfam=3.20.10.10,3.30.470.10; cog=COG0115; ko=KO:K00826; pfam=PF01063; superfamily=56752; tigrfam=TIGR01123) yields MTETLDIKITKAAQTRLAVTDFSQLPFGKVFTDHMFTADYEDGEWKNLQILPYGPIPMSPAISALHYGQAIFEGLKAYRQPDGKISVFRADKNFERFNKSAARMSMPGIPEEIFMQGLAALINVDEKWVPNQEDYALYIRPVMFAMDPYLGVKASDTYKFALLTTPTGPYYSSALKVKIETEFTRADEGGVGFAKTAGNYARSLYPFEQAKKEGYDQLIWTDSVTHEFIEEAGTANLLFVIDGKLVTPSVRSTVLDGVTRDTIIKLAKDAGVEVEERRVSVKEVIEGIENGSLTEAFAAGTAATVTHVGEMGYNGQIYKLTDPSTRHISNGIAKKLNDIRYGLAPDEFGWNWVI; encoded by the coding sequence ATGACCGAGACATTAGATATAAAAATCACCAAAGCAGCGCAAACACGTTTGGCTGTTACTGATTTTTCGCAATTACCGTTCGGTAAGGTTTTTACCGATCACATGTTTACTGCCGACTACGAAGATGGCGAATGGAAAAATTTACAGATTCTTCCTTATGGCCCAATTCCGATGAGCCCGGCAATTTCTGCACTTCATTACGGGCAGGCGATTTTCGAAGGATTAAAGGCTTACCGCCAACCAGATGGTAAAATTAGTGTTTTCCGTGCCGATAAAAACTTCGAACGTTTTAACAAATCTGCCGCCAGAATGTCGATGCCAGGTATTCCTGAAGAAATTTTTATGCAAGGTTTGGCCGCATTGATCAATGTTGATGAGAAGTGGGTGCCTAATCAAGAAGATTATGCTTTATATATCCGTCCGGTAATGTTTGCAATGGACCCTTATTTGGGGGTTAAGGCGTCTGATACCTATAAATTTGCTTTATTAACCACCCCAACTGGTCCATATTACAGCAGTGCATTAAAGGTTAAAATCGAAACTGAATTTACACGTGCAGATGAAGGTGGTGTGGGCTTTGCCAAAACTGCTGGAAATTATGCACGTTCATTGTATCCTTTCGAGCAGGCAAAAAAAGAAGGTTACGATCAATTGATCTGGACAGATTCGGTAACACATGAGTTTATTGAAGAAGCTGGAACTGCCAACCTACTTTTTGTAATTGATGGCAAATTAGTTACGCCATCAGTACGCAGTACCGTTTTAGATGGTGTAACGCGTGATACTATTATTAAACTGGCTAAAGATGCCGGAGTAGAAGTTGAAGAACGTAGGGTTTCTGTTAAAGAAGTGATTGAAGGGATTGAAAACGGAAGCTTAACGGAGGCCTTTGCCGCAGGAACTGCAGCTACAGTGACGCATGTAGGCGAAATGGGCTATAATGGTCAGATCTATAAATTGACCGACCCATCTACGAGACATATTTCTAATGGCATTGCTAAAAAATTAAACGATATCCGTTACGGTTTAGCACCTGATGAATTTGGTTGGAACTGGGTAATCTAA
- a CDS encoding tryptophan 2,3-dioxygenase (product_source=KO:K00453; cath_funfam=3.30.160.70; cog=COG3483; ko=KO:K00453; pfam=PF03301; superfamily=140959) — MDFTPEIKDKLHQLQEKYTAMGQDMASYLDGLLYADFLTYWDYIHLDTLLSLQNPKTPIPDEEIFIMYHQITELYFKLALHECRQIAEHENLTVEFFTARVKRINAYFNALTTSFEVMVDGMEKEQFLKFRMSLLPASGFQSGQYRMIEICATDFIQLVDKSKREELSTATIEEQFENIYWKFGATELSSGKQTLTLKQFIKKYAAQFLQLAKDRTLTNFSALYHQLQTNGADVSALAEELRKLDLYVNVEWPLSHYKSAVRYLEKDPVDIAATGGTNWQKYLPPRFQKRIFYPFLWTGEQMEEWGKGWVLSVLKTLKNKD, encoded by the coding sequence ATGGATTTCACACCCGAAATAAAAGACAAACTACATCAACTGCAGGAAAAGTATACAGCAATGGGGCAAGATATGGCGTCGTACCTCGATGGGCTTTTATATGCCGATTTCTTGACCTATTGGGACTACATTCATTTGGATACTTTGCTTAGCTTACAGAATCCTAAAACGCCAATTCCGGATGAAGAGATTTTCATCATGTACCATCAGATCACGGAACTTTATTTTAAGCTGGCACTGCACGAATGCAGGCAGATTGCTGAGCATGAAAATTTAACCGTCGAGTTTTTTACTGCACGCGTAAAACGGATCAACGCTTATTTCAATGCCTTAACCACTTCTTTCGAGGTGATGGTTGATGGTATGGAGAAAGAGCAGTTCCTGAAATTCCGCATGTCATTATTGCCTGCCAGTGGATTCCAATCTGGCCAGTACCGGATGATTGAGATCTGTGCTACAGATTTTATCCAATTGGTAGATAAAAGCAAACGCGAAGAACTAAGTACTGCAACAATAGAAGAACAATTCGAAAATATTTACTGGAAATTCGGTGCAACCGAGCTGTCTTCGGGTAAGCAAACTTTAACCCTAAAGCAATTTATTAAAAAGTATGCGGCTCAGTTTCTACAACTGGCCAAAGATCGTACTTTAACCAATTTTTCAGCTTTGTATCATCAATTGCAAACGAATGGAGCCGATGTTTCTGCCCTTGCAGAGGAGTTGCGTAAGCTAGATTTGTATGTAAATGTAGAATGGCCTTTATCGCACTACAAATCGGCTGTACGTTATTTGGAGAAAGATCCGGTTGATATTGCCGCAACAGGTGGAACCAACTGGCAAAAATATCTGCCTCCGCGTTTTCAGAAGAGAATCTTTTATCCGTTCTTATGGACCGGTGAGCAAATGGAAGAGTGGGGTAAAGGTTGGGTGCTTAGTGTACTTAAAACACTCAAAAACAAAGATTAA
- a CDS encoding H+/Cl- antiporter ClcA (product_source=COG0038; cath_funfam=1.10.3080.10; cog=COG0038; pfam=PF00654; superfamily=81340; transmembrane_helix_parts=Outside_1_27,TMhelix_28_47,Inside_48_59,TMhelix_60_82,Outside_83_101,TMhelix_102_124,Inside_125_154,TMhelix_155_177,Outside_178_191,TMhelix_192_214,Inside_215_226,TMhelix_227_249,Outside_250_268,TMhelix_269_291,Inside_292_303,TMhelix_304_321,Outside_322_330,TMhelix_331_353,Inside_354_357,TMhelix_358_380,Outside_381_384,TMhelix_385_407,Inside_408_425), with the protein MPVKKLTEGFLLFIKLDFGLFLISTLKWLLISAILSGIIGSASALFLETLSWATNYREQHLWIIGFLPIAGMLIGLAYHYWGAAVVKGNNLLIEELQSPKNVIPLIMAPLIFAGTIITHLFGGSAGREGTAVQIGGAFADQFTKLFKLKARDRKVILICGISAGFASVFGTPLAGAVFGLEVFVIGSLTYSSILPSFITAIIADYACKAWGIGHTHYSISVVPEINLINLLLSLGAGILFGLVARSFSALNHGLSSLFSKIKYPPLRPFIGGLILIGIIYLIGNTRYIGLGIPVISESFVQQEAYYTFAIKLFLTAFTLSAGFKGGEVTPLFFIGATLGSFLSFFIPLPLGLLAGMGFVAVFAGAANTPLACIFMGIELFGTSSGIYIALACVTAYLFSGHTGIYRSQTIGAPKHLLLKRHQFLR; encoded by the coding sequence ATGCCTGTTAAAAAACTAACAGAAGGATTTCTTCTGTTTATTAAACTCGACTTCGGATTATTCTTAATTAGCACTTTAAAGTGGCTATTAATTTCTGCAATATTGAGTGGGATTATTGGCTCTGCCTCTGCATTGTTTTTAGAAACTTTAAGCTGGGCAACCAATTACCGTGAACAACACCTCTGGATTATTGGCTTTTTACCAATTGCCGGTATGCTCATTGGCCTGGCTTATCATTACTGGGGTGCAGCCGTTGTAAAGGGCAACAACCTTTTGATTGAGGAATTACAATCGCCCAAAAATGTGATTCCGCTGATTATGGCGCCACTCATTTTTGCAGGCACGATTATTACCCATTTATTTGGCGGCTCGGCTGGAAGAGAGGGTACAGCTGTCCAAATTGGAGGGGCTTTTGCCGACCAGTTTACGAAACTGTTTAAACTTAAAGCCAGAGATCGAAAAGTAATCCTCATCTGCGGGATCAGTGCTGGCTTTGCCTCTGTTTTCGGGACACCTTTGGCAGGCGCAGTATTCGGATTGGAAGTTTTCGTTATTGGAAGTTTAACCTATAGTTCCATTCTTCCTTCATTTATTACAGCAATTATTGCCGATTATGCCTGCAAGGCCTGGGGTATTGGCCATACCCATTATTCCATTTCTGTGGTACCGGAAATTAATTTGATCAATTTATTGTTATCCTTAGGTGCTGGAATATTATTTGGACTCGTGGCGAGATCTTTTTCGGCCTTAAACCATGGCTTATCAAGTCTTTTCAGTAAAATTAAATACCCGCCATTAAGGCCATTTATTGGCGGACTAATTTTAATTGGCATTATTTACCTGATCGGGAATACGCGATATATTGGCTTAGGCATTCCGGTTATTTCAGAATCCTTTGTTCAACAAGAAGCGTATTATACATTTGCGATCAAATTATTTTTAACCGCTTTTACCTTGAGTGCAGGGTTTAAGGGCGGCGAAGTTACTCCACTTTTCTTTATTGGGGCCACACTCGGTAGTTTTTTGAGTTTCTTTATCCCCTTACCTCTTGGCCTGCTGGCAGGAATGGGCTTTGTAGCCGTTTTTGCAGGGGCAGCGAATACCCCTTTGGCTTGTATTTTTATGGGTATAGAGTTATTTGGCACCTCATCGGGAATTTATATCGCCTTAGCCTGCGTTACAGCTTACTTATTTTCAGGCCACACAGGAATTTATCGGTCGCAAACGATAGGTGCACCTAAGCATTTGTTGCTGAAGAGGCATCAGTTTTTGAGGTAG